Proteins encoded by one window of Nicotiana tabacum cultivar K326 chromosome 10, ASM71507v2, whole genome shotgun sequence:
- the LOC107814008 gene encoding serine/threonine-protein phosphatase PP-X isozyme 2, with amino-acid sequence MSDLDRQIEQLKRCEPLKESEVKGLCLKAMEILVEESNVQRVDAPVTICGDIHGQFYDMKELFKVGGDCPKTNYLFLGDFVDRGFYSVETFLLLLALKVRYPDRITLIRGNHESRQITQVYGFYDECLRKYGSVNVWRYCTDIFDYLSLSALIENKIFSVHGGLSPTISTLDQIRTIDRKQEVPHEGAMCDLLWSDPEDIVDGWGLSPRGAGFLFGGSVVTSFNHTNNIDYICRAHQLVMEGFKWMFNNQIVTVWSAPNYCYRCGNVAAILELDENLNKQFRVFEAAPQESRGAPAKRPPPDYFL; translated from the exons ATGTCAGACCTAGACAGGCAAATAGAACAGCTCAAGAGATGCGAACCGTTAAAGGAATCGGAAGTGAAAGGTCTTTGTCTTAAAGCTATGGAAATCCTCGTTGAAGAAAGCAATGTGCAGAGAGTGGACGCCCCTGTCACT ATATGTGGTGATATCCATGGGCAATTTTACGACATGAAAGAGCTATTCAAAGTGGGAGGTGATTGTCCAAAGACAAATTACTTGTTTCTCGGAGATTTTGTTGATAGAGGATTTTATTCCGTTGAGACATTTCTTCTTCTACTAGCTCTGAAG GTGAGATATCCAGATCGAATCACTCTTATCAGAGGTAACCATGAGAGCCGCCAGATCACACAG gTGTATGGATTCTATGATGAGTGCCTGCGGAAGTATGGTTCAGTAAATGTTTGGAGATATTGCACGGATATCTTTGACTACTTAAG CTTGTCCGCTCTTATTGAGAATAAGATATTCTCTGTTCATGGTGGTCTTTCTCCTACAATATCTACATTAGACCAG ATTCGAACTATTGATCGAAAGCAAGAGGTTCCCCATGAGGGTGCCATGTGTGACCTACTATGGTCAGATCCAGAGGACATTGTTGATGGATGGGGACTGAGTCCTCGTGGTGCAGGTTTCCTTTTTGGTGGCAGTGTTGTTACTTCATTTAACCATACAAATAACATAGATTACATATGCCGTGCACATCAGTTAGTAATGGAAGGATTTAAATGGATGTTCAATAATCAGATAGTTACAGTCTGGTCTGCTCCGAACTACTGTTACAG ATGTGGGAATGTTGCCGCAATTCTTGAGCTAGATGAGAATCTTAATAAGCAATTCCGTGTGTTTGAAGCCGCTCCACAG GAATCGAGAGGAGCACCTGCTAAAAGGCCTCCACCAGATTACTTCCTTTAA
- the LOC107814007 gene encoding putative BPI/LBP family protein At1g04970, translating to MADYVFSFFLSLLLISSTNHVKSNEEGYISVDISNKGLDFAKDFLVQMAESSLVPLDLPKIEKSKHIPFIGTVHMGLSNITIDKIHVISSTVKAGDTGIVISVSGATANMTMNWEYSYTNWWLPIPITDNGEASIQVDGMDVGISFNLTNNQGSLMLSPLDCGCSVKDISIKLDGGASWLYQGLLDAFEVRLTSAVENAISKKLREGIVKLDSLLQSLPKEIPIRNIAALNVTFVGNPQLRDTSLTLSINGLISAKDAYAAFPYHHLEHLLASLEYLLASVPVKDPASMVTISLHEKVLVSASSVYYDANKMHWIVDKVPEQSLLNTAGWRFIIPQLYRQYPDADMNLNVTIFSPPSLKIKEHQIDVTVHADVVINVLNSGEVTPVACFSTAVSGSASPWITNNNLGGNIQLDEFSLSLRWSKIGNLHVNLVRVLMSTAMRTVILPYINLKLSRGYPLPIFHGYTLQNAKILCSDSWIKICSDVGPVKQLSIS from the exons ATGGCAGACTATGTCTTCTCCTTTTTTCTATCTTTACTCCTTATTTCTTCAACTAACCATGTTAAATCCAATGAAGAAGGCTACATCTCAGTGGACATATCAAATAAGGGTCTTGATTTTGCGAAGGATTTTCTAGTACAAATGGCTGAGTCTTCACTAGTTCCCCTTGACCTGCCTAAAATTGAGAAATCAAAGCATATTCCTTTTATTGGTACAGTTCATATGGGTCTTTCTAATATAACTATCGATAAAATCCATGTAATTTCGTCCACTGTTAAAGCTGGTGATACAGGTATAGTTATTAGTGTTTCTGGTGCCACTGCCAATATGACCATGAATTGGGAATATTCTTATACCAACTGGTGGCTTCCTATTCCTATTACAGATAATGGGGAAGCTTCCATTCAG GTTGACGGTATGGACGTCGGAATTTCTTTCAATCTGACGAATAACCAAGGATCGCTTATGCTTTCTCCCCTGGACTGTGGATGTTCAGTGAAAGATATATCTATAAAGTTGGATGGTGGAGCATCGTGGCTATATCAAGG GTTGCTGGACGCTTTTGAAGTTAGATTAACTTCTGCTGTAGAAAATGCTATTTCAAAGAAATTGAGAGAAGGGATTGTGAAGCTTGATTCTTTGTTGCAGTCCCTACCAAAGGAAATTCCAATAAGAAATATTGCTGCTTTAAATGTCACCTTTGTTGGCAACCCACAATTGCGAGACACTTCTCTTACTCTTTCAATTAATGGGTTAATTAGTGCCAAGGATGCCTATGCGGCATTTCCTTACCATCATCTGGAACACTTATTAGCGTCTCTAGAATACTTATTAGCGTCAGTTCCTGTGAAGGATCCAGCAAGCATGGTTACCATTTCCTTGCATGAAAAAGTTTTAGTGTCCGCATCATCTGTTTACTATGAT GCCAACAAAATGCATTGGATTGTTGACAAAGTACCTGAACAATCCTTGTTAAACACTGCTGGATGGAGGTTCATTATCCCGCAACTTTACAGGCAATATCCAGACGCTGACATGAATCTGAATGTTACCATATTTTCTCCACCCAGTCTGAAAATTAAAGAACACCAGATTGATGTGACGGTTCATGCAGATGTCGTGATTAATGTTTTGAATTCAGGTGAAGTGACACCGGTTGCATGCTTTTCAACG GCAGTCAGTGGTTCAGCTTCTCCATGGATTACCAACAATAATCTTGGTGGAAATATTCAATTAGATGAATTCTCTTTATCTTTAAGATGGAGTAAAATTGGCAATTTGCACGTGAATCTAGTCCGG GTGCTGATGTCAACTGCAATGCGGACTGTGATACTGCCATACATAAATTTAAAACTTAGTAGAGGATATCCACTACCCATATTTCATGGCTACACGCTTCAAAATGCTAAAATCCTGTGTAGTGATTCATGGATTAAGATTTGCAGTGATGTTGGACCAGTCAAACAATTAAGTATAAGTTAG